In Simplicispira sp. 125, one DNA window encodes the following:
- the map gene encoding type I methionyl aminopeptidase, which translates to MSITIKDAADIEGMRVACRLASEVLDYIAPHIRPGITTAEIDRLGAECMAQQGTISATVGYQPPGYPAYPASLCTSVNHVVCHGIPNDKPLKKGDIVNVDVTVITKDGWYGDNSRMYLIGECSIAAKRLSAITFEAMWHGILQVKPSAHLGDIGHAIQKFAEGHGFTVVREFCGHGIGKVFHEEPQVLHYGRPGTLEELKPGMVFTIEPMINAGRREIKEFGNDGWTIVTKDRSLSAQWEHTVLVTPTGYEVMTLSAGSPPLPSFVQATAT; encoded by the coding sequence ATGAGCATCACTATCAAAGACGCTGCGGACATTGAAGGCATGCGCGTCGCATGCCGCCTTGCTTCGGAAGTACTGGACTACATCGCCCCCCATATCCGGCCGGGCATCACCACGGCAGAAATCGACCGCCTCGGCGCCGAATGCATGGCCCAGCAGGGCACCATTTCAGCCACCGTCGGCTACCAGCCGCCGGGCTACCCGGCCTACCCTGCCTCGCTGTGCACCTCGGTCAACCATGTGGTGTGCCACGGCATCCCGAACGACAAGCCGCTCAAAAAAGGCGACATCGTGAACGTGGACGTCACCGTCATCACCAAAGATGGCTGGTATGGCGACAACAGCCGCATGTACCTGATTGGCGAGTGCTCGATTGCCGCCAAACGGCTGTCGGCCATCACGTTTGAGGCGATGTGGCACGGCATTTTGCAGGTTAAGCCCAGCGCGCACCTGGGCGACATCGGCCACGCCATTCAGAAGTTTGCCGAAGGACATGGCTTTACCGTGGTGCGCGAATTTTGCGGCCACGGCATTGGCAAGGTGTTCCATGAAGAGCCCCAGGTGCTGCACTATGGCCGCCCCGGCACGCTGGAAGAACTCAAGCCCGGCATGGTGTTCACCATCGAACCCATGATCAACGCCGGACGGCGCGAGATCAAGGAGTTTGGCAACGACGGCTGGACCATCGTCACCAAGGACCGCAGCCTCTCGGCACAGTGGGAGCACACCGTGCTGGTCACGCCCACGGGTTACGAGGTGATGACGCTCTCGGCCGGCTCCCCCCCCCTGCCTTCCTTCGTGCAGGCCACGGCCACCTGA
- a CDS encoding [protein-PII] uridylyltransferase encodes MTELQKLRDAYRLQKSALLASLQASGSSTRGIHALLRKFSRLADGLLCTLWQRAALPPALTLVAVGGFGREQLFPHSDVDVLVLLPNALAGADTLRGQVEEFIRSCWDAGLEIGSSVRTVQECLSEAAGDVTVQTSLLEARRVCGDADLFTHFQHQFGAQLNPHAFLVAKTLEMRQRHTRYENTPYALEPNCKESPGGLRDLHLILWVARAAGLGRSWEELADSGLATPFEVRQIKRNEAVLFLVRARLHALAGRREDRLVFDLQTAVAESLGYRSQAPDGSHLPMRASEALMRRYYWAAKAVSQLCQILLLNIEERLDPPTQQPRPINDRFFDKGGMIDVVSDDLYQRDPHAILETFLLYQSSTGLQNLSARTLRALYNARGVMDSAFRRDPVNRAAFLRILQQPAGITHALRLMNQTSVLGRYLWPFRRIVGQMQHDLFHVYTVDQHILMVLRNVRRFFIAEHAHEYPFCSQLAGGWDKPWVLFVAALFHDIGKGRGGDHSQIGAIEARRFCRQHGVARDDTQLIEFLVREHLTMSNVAQKQDLSDPDVITAFAQRVGNERNLTALYLLTVADIRGTSPKVWNAWKGKLLEDLYRATLRVLGGRAPDAAALIEARKREALVLLALSALPFEAHKKLWETLDVGYFMRHEAADIAWHTRHLSRHVGTQQPVVRARQSLAGEGLQVLVYAADQSDLFARICGYFDRAGFSILDARVHTASNGYALDTFQVVSAELQGHYRELTHMVENDLAQAIVQGGPLPEPARRRVSRRVKSFPVTPRVTLRPDEKAQRWLLGISASDRAGLLYLVARVLARHGLSVQLAKVSTLGERVEDTFLVQGSELQNNFRQIEIETELLHALSE; translated from the coding sequence ATGACCGAACTCCAAAAACTGCGCGACGCTTACCGGCTCCAAAAAAGCGCCCTCCTGGCCTCGCTGCAGGCCTCGGGCTCGTCCACACGCGGCATTCACGCGCTGCTGCGCAAGTTCTCGCGCCTGGCCGACGGACTGCTGTGCACACTCTGGCAACGCGCCGCCCTGCCCCCTGCGCTGACTTTGGTGGCCGTGGGCGGTTTTGGCCGTGAACAGCTGTTTCCGCACTCCGACGTCGATGTGCTGGTGCTGCTGCCCAATGCGCTTGCAGGCGCAGACACCTTGCGCGGCCAGGTGGAAGAATTCATCCGCAGTTGCTGGGACGCGGGGCTGGAGATTGGCTCCAGCGTGCGCACGGTGCAGGAATGCCTGAGCGAGGCTGCAGGCGACGTCACAGTACAGACATCGCTGCTCGAAGCCCGCCGGGTGTGCGGCGATGCAGACCTGTTCACGCATTTTCAGCACCAGTTTGGTGCACAACTCAATCCCCACGCCTTTCTGGTCGCCAAGACGCTGGAGATGCGCCAGCGCCACACCCGCTACGAAAACACCCCCTACGCACTGGAGCCCAACTGCAAGGAATCCCCCGGCGGCCTGCGTGACCTGCACCTCATCCTGTGGGTGGCACGCGCCGCCGGTCTGGGCCGCAGCTGGGAAGAACTGGCCGACAGCGGCCTGGCCACGCCTTTCGAGGTGCGCCAGATCAAACGCAACGAAGCTGTGCTGTTTTTAGTGCGCGCACGCCTGCACGCACTGGCTGGGCGGCGTGAAGACCGGCTGGTATTCGACCTTCAGACCGCAGTGGCCGAATCGCTGGGCTACCGCTCACAGGCGCCGGACGGCTCCCACCTGCCCATGCGCGCCAGCGAAGCCCTGATGCGCCGCTACTACTGGGCCGCCAAGGCCGTATCGCAGCTGTGCCAGATTTTGCTGCTCAACATCGAAGAGCGCCTGGACCCGCCCACACAGCAACCCCGGCCCATCAACGACCGGTTTTTCGACAAAGGCGGCATGATCGACGTGGTCAGCGACGACCTGTACCAGCGTGACCCGCACGCCATCCTCGAAACCTTTTTGCTCTACCAAAGCTCGACCGGGCTGCAAAACCTGTCGGCGCGCACGCTGCGCGCGCTCTACAACGCCCGTGGCGTGATGGACAGCGCTTTCCGGCGCGACCCGGTCAACCGCGCCGCCTTTCTGCGCATCCTGCAGCAGCCCGCAGGCATCACCCATGCCCTGCGGCTGATGAACCAAACCTCGGTGCTCGGACGCTACCTGTGGCCGTTTCGCCGCATCGTCGGGCAGATGCAGCACGACCTGTTCCACGTCTATACCGTGGACCAGCACATCCTGATGGTGCTGCGCAACGTGCGGCGCTTCTTCATTGCTGAGCACGCGCACGAATACCCTTTCTGCTCGCAACTGGCCGGTGGCTGGGACAAGCCCTGGGTGCTGTTTGTGGCCGCGCTGTTCCACGACATCGGCAAGGGGCGCGGCGGCGACCATTCGCAGATTGGCGCCATCGAGGCGCGGCGGTTTTGCCGCCAGCATGGCGTGGCGCGGGACGACACGCAGCTCATCGAATTCCTGGTGCGCGAGCACCTGACCATGAGCAACGTGGCGCAAAAGCAAGACCTCTCTGACCCCGACGTCATCACCGCGTTTGCCCAGCGCGTGGGCAACGAGCGCAACCTTACAGCGCTGTACCTGCTCACCGTGGCCGACATCCGGGGCACCAGCCCCAAGGTGTGGAACGCCTGGAAAGGCAAGCTGCTCGAAGACCTGTACCGCGCCACGCTGCGCGTGCTGGGTGGGCGCGCCCCCGATGCCGCCGCCTTGATCGAAGCCCGCAAACGCGAAGCCCTGGTGCTGCTGGCCCTGAGCGCCCTGCCGTTTGAGGCCCACAAAAAGCTCTGGGAAACGCTGGACGTGGGCTACTTCATGCGCCACGAGGCCGCCGACATTGCCTGGCACACGCGCCACCTCTCGCGCCACGTAGGCACGCAGCAGCCCGTGGTGCGCGCGCGCCAGTCGCTGGCGGGTGAAGGCCTGCAGGTGCTGGTGTACGCCGCCGACCAGAGCGACCTGTTCGCGCGCATTTGCGGGTATTTCGACCGGGCGGGATTCTCGATTCTGGATGCCCGCGTGCACACCGCCAGCAATGGCTACGCACTCGACACCTTCCAGGTGGTCAGCGCAGAGCTGCAGGGACACTACCGCGAACTCACCCACATGGTCGAGAACGACCTGGCGCAGGCCATCGTACAAGGTGGCCCGCTGCCCGAACCCGCACGCAGGCGGGTTTCGCGCCGGGTAAAAAGCTTTCCAGTCACACCCCGTGTCACCCTGCGACCCGACGAAAAAGCGCAGCGCTGGCTACTGGGCATCTCCGCCAGCGACCGCGCCGGTCTGCTCTACCTGGTGGCGCGGGTGCTGGCCCGCCACGGGCTGAGCGTGCAACTGGCCAAGGTCAGCACGCTGGGCGAGCGCGTGGAAGACACCTTTCTGGTGCAGGGCAGCGAGTTGCAAAACAATTTTCGGCAGATCGAGATCGAGACGGAGCTGCTGCACGCGCTGTCGGAGTGA
- the cysM gene encoding cysteine synthase CysM, with translation MKYKTIEDAVGNTPLVALQRIGAPDNAARGNVILGKLEGNNPAGSVKDRPALSMIRRAEERGDIKPGDTLIEATSGNTGIALAMAAAIKGYRMVLVMPEDLSIERAQTMKAYGAELVLTPRSGGMEHARDLAEAMQKRGEGKVLDQFANADNPRIHFETTGPEIWEQTGGRITHFISAMGTTGTITGVSRYLKQQNPNVLIIGAQPQEGSRIPGIRKWPEAYMPAIYDARAIDELMLVSQDDAEDMCRRLAREEGIFAGISAAGACWVAQQIALREHDAHIVFVVCDRGDRYLSTGVFPA, from the coding sequence ATGAAATACAAGACGATTGAAGATGCCGTCGGTAACACGCCACTGGTTGCATTGCAGCGCATCGGAGCGCCGGACAACGCAGCGCGTGGCAATGTCATTTTGGGCAAGCTGGAGGGCAACAACCCGGCGGGGTCGGTGAAAGACCGACCGGCGCTGTCGATGATCCGCCGGGCGGAGGAGCGCGGTGACATCAAGCCGGGTGACACGCTGATTGAGGCTACCTCGGGTAACACCGGCATTGCGCTGGCCATGGCAGCGGCCATCAAGGGGTACCGCATGGTGCTGGTGATGCCGGAGGACCTGTCTATCGAGCGTGCGCAAACCATGAAGGCCTACGGTGCCGAGCTGGTGCTCACGCCCCGCAGCGGCGGTATGGAGCATGCGCGCGACTTGGCCGAGGCCATGCAAAAGCGCGGCGAGGGCAAAGTGCTGGACCAGTTTGCCAATGCAGACAACCCGCGCATCCACTTCGAGACCACGGGCCCTGAAATTTGGGAGCAGACGGGTGGGCGTATCACGCACTTCATCAGCGCGATGGGTACCACGGGCACTATTACCGGTGTGTCGCGCTACCTTAAGCAACAGAACCCGAATGTGCTGATCATTGGCGCGCAGCCGCAGGAGGGCTCGCGCATTCCAGGTATCCGCAAATGGCCCGAGGCCTATATGCCGGCCATCTACGATGCACGGGCGATAGACGAGTTGATGCTGGTGTCCCAGGATGATGCCGAGGACATGTGCCGCAGGCTGGCGCGCGAGGAAGGCATTTTTGCGGGCATCTCGGCCGCTGGCGCCTGCTGGGTGGCGCAGCAGATTGCGCTGCGCGAGCACGACGCGCATATCGTTTTTGTGGTGTGTGACCGGGGTGACCGCTACCTTTCCACGGGCGTTTTCCCCGCCTGA
- a CDS encoding NUDIX domain-containing protein: MQYETRFCPHCATPLEMISREEDSGLVTRLRCPACEWTHWNNPTPVLAAVVELNGQVLLARNAAWPGKMFALITGFMEAGESPQKGVAREVKEETNLDVRSIQMIGAYEFMRMNQVIIAYHVVAEGEVKLSPELVDYRLYDLPDLRCWPAGTGYALADWLRTRGHEPVFFTAEENAERRRGLDQPPKD, from the coding sequence ATGCAATACGAAACCCGTTTTTGCCCCCACTGTGCAACTCCGCTGGAGATGATCTCCCGCGAGGAAGACAGTGGCCTGGTGACGCGACTGCGCTGCCCGGCCTGCGAGTGGACACACTGGAACAACCCCACACCGGTTCTGGCGGCTGTGGTCGAGCTCAATGGCCAGGTGCTGCTGGCGCGCAATGCGGCCTGGCCGGGCAAAATGTTTGCACTGATTACGGGGTTTATGGAAGCAGGCGAATCGCCGCAAAAGGGCGTGGCGCGCGAGGTGAAGGAGGAAACCAACCTCGATGTGCGTTCCATTCAGATGATTGGCGCCTATGAGTTTATGCGCATGAATCAGGTCATCATTGCCTACCATGTGGTGGCAGAAGGCGAGGTCAAACTCTCGCCCGAACTGGTCGATTACCGCCTCTACGACCTGCCTGATCTGCGTTGTTGGCCCGCCGGCACGGGCTACGCACTGGCCGACTGGCTGCGCACGCGCGGGCACGAGCCTGTATTTTTTACCGCTGAAGAAAACGCTGAACGCCGCCGTGGGCTGGACCAGCCGCCAAAGGACTGA
- a CDS encoding sulfurtransferase TusA family protein has protein sequence MDIHKEIDTRGLNCPLPILKAKKALADMDSGELLKVLATDVGSLRDFQAFAKQTGNELVEQQTVGEEYIHILRRR, from the coding sequence ATGGACATCCACAAGGAAATCGACACGCGCGGGCTGAACTGCCCGCTTCCTATCCTCAAGGCCAAGAAGGCCTTGGCCGACATGGACAGCGGCGAACTGCTGAAGGTGCTGGCCACCGACGTCGGCTCGCTGCGTGACTTTCAGGCCTTTGCCAAACAGACTGGCAATGAGTTGGTGGAGCAGCAGACGGTGGGCGAGGAATACATCCACATCCTGCGGCGGAGGTAG
- a CDS encoding single-stranded DNA-binding protein yields the protein MIDGLIAGRLYGQAAERTDKAGKTFTVARVRATSNDGENLFVNVIAFDAASCAALGALADGDSVSLAGTLTPRIWTDKQGNTRPSLDMVAHQVLTAYHANRKRRAMEGDWSPMGDPQGEEFPPEPLNL from the coding sequence ATGATTGACGGATTGATTGCAGGCCGACTGTACGGACAGGCCGCCGAGCGTACAGACAAGGCTGGAAAGACCTTCACGGTAGCCCGCGTGCGCGCCACCAGTAACGATGGCGAAAACCTGTTCGTCAATGTCATCGCCTTCGATGCCGCGTCCTGCGCCGCATTGGGTGCTCTGGCCGATGGTGACAGTGTGTCCCTTGCCGGGACCCTCACTCCCCGCATCTGGACCGACAAGCAAGGCAACACCCGCCCCAGCCTGGACATGGTGGCGCACCAAGTGCTGACGGCCTACCACGCGAATCGCAAGCGCCGCGCGATGGAAGGTGACTGGTCTCCTATGGGTGATCCACAAGGGGAAGAATTTCCGCCAGAACCGCTGAATTTATGA